In Fragaria vesca subsp. vesca unplaced genomic scaffold, FraVesHawaii_1.0 scf0513160_u, whole genome shotgun sequence, a single window of DNA contains:
- the LOC101298860 gene encoding uncharacterized protein LOC101298860, which produces MNNGKKEGQPAGKGVKGGFAVKRGVVAEISPKKSQGRALNRPSVMGRVCRAGGLCVLWQESFKLSVMSYSLNHIYTVIEGVGPCFWRFTGVYGFSKVEERYWTWDLIRSLAQGGTGLWLLGGDFNEILRSSEKEGGPPRDFEQMEAFQKCLDDCGLIDLNFSGPVFTWKGKRAGELVKTRLDRFVANKEWKEVFSASRVTHMKPSRSDHVPLGIEILTTRVIRRVKRKRFHIEEFWLRDAECIDVVRNGRVQYSGGDLFQAVCHKIDRTRRALWDWSNRKFGSLKKEIEKTRGRLAVYYDRARLGWSDQERVQLEKRLNELMEHEHNYWKQRARIMWLTEAEAEVQDIVLHYYGQLFTSCNPRNVDLFTCLFPTVVSQDMNNELTRAFTEEEVLKALKQMHPLKAPGPNGFSPIFYQKYWHIVGKDVTTAVWIFMNSDELIRQVNGTYVTMIPKVKVVEHITQLRPISLCNVLYKLGSKVLANRLKPILKSVIAPNQSAFVPRRHISNNSILAFEISHHLKRMYGGGNDFGVLKLDMSKAYDRVKWGFLEEVMRSMGFHGVWIGWVMRCIKTVSYSFILNGEPRGNHTPTRGLRQGDSISPYLFLLCAKGLSRMLTYAEMRGGIHGVSIATGAPSINHLFFADDSFIFLRAEVVEWYRLKHILQVYEEALGQQVHFQKSSISFSRNVAREAQDRLASLLGVERVDKHDKYLGLPTELSYSKKESFQYIMDKTRDKMKNWKDKTLSAAKKEVMIKAVVQSVPTYVMSVLEVLKHICNEMHRCMAEFWWGDSDRGRKIHWVAWDKMCAPKNEGGLGFRNMELFNQALLAKKGWRIINSLDSLVTRTLKAKYFPSGHFLKAEMGSDASYVWRSLLKGRDLLRKGIRYHVGNGESISVWHDPWILRPCTFKTYSTVMEGLEDLKVADLIDPDTRVWMVDWLNELFFEDEVEVISLSFRNPDDQLIWHYDKHGLYTVRRGYYTARCALVSQQQASTSAPRNSCDKWKAVWKVKVQPKIKCFIWRLLKDSSSTRSALAHRIALEDQSCLFCRCAQETSMHVFKDCQVIACMWLCSPLGLRARNQEANSKSDWFEIMMETLQKSQLEVFVMLLWAIWTGRNNILWKEAQFDPAHTVRWSLKLLEEYHQANPGNSNGRKSRAAAKWEFPPPV; this is translated from the exons ATGAATAATGGGAAGAAAGAGGGGCAGCCTGCTGGTAAGGGCGTGAAGGGGGGTTTTGCTGTTAAAAGGGGTGTGGTTGCTGAGATTTCTCCAAAGAAGAGCCAAGGACGTGCTCTGAATCGTCCCTCCGTGATGG GAAGGGTTTGTAGAGCTGGGGGTCTTTGTGTTCTGTGGCAGGAGAGTTTTAAGTTGAGCGTTATGTCTTATTCccttaatcatatatacacgGTGATTGAGGGTGTTGGTCCTTGTTTTTGGAGGTTTACTGGTGTTTATGGGTTTTCAAAGGTGGAGGAAAGATATTGGACGTGGGACTTAATAAGGTCTTTGGCTCAGGGTGGTACAGGCCTATGGTTACTCGGGGGAGACTTCAATGAGATCCTTAGGTCTTCGGAGAAGGAAGGTGGGCCTCCAAGAGATTTTGAGCAGATGGAGGCGTTTCAAAAATGTCTAGATGATTGTGGTCTAATAGATTTAAACTTCTCGGGTCCGGTATTCACTTGGAAGGGTAAGAGGGCAGGAGAGCTTGTCAAGACCAGACTGGACCGTTTTGTGGCAAACAAGGAATGGAAGGAGGTGTTTTCGGCCTCAAGAGTGACTCATATGAAACCTTCTAGATCCGATCATGTTCCATTGGGTATAGAGATTTTAACGACCCGAGTTATTAGGAGGGTGAAGAGAAAGCGATTTCATattgaggagttttggttaagAGATGCGGAGTGCATTGATGTGGTTAGGAATGGGAGGGTTCAATACAGCGGTGGGGATCTGTTCCAGGCGGTCTGTCATAAGATTGATCGGACTCGACGCGCTCTGTGGGATTGGAGTAATAGAAAGTTCGGCAGTTTAAAAAAAGAGATAGAAAAGACTCGGGGCAGACTAGCGGTGTATTATGATAGAGCTCGGCTAGGTTGGAGTGATCAAGAAAGAGTGCAGCTAGAAAAGCGGTTGAATGAACTTATGGAACACGAGCATAATTATTGGAAGCAGCGAGCTAGGATCATGTGGCTCACGGAAG CTGAGGCTGAAGTGCAAGATATTGTTTTACATTACTATGGGCAGTTGTTCACTTCCTGTAACCCTAGAAATGTTGATCTGTTCACGTGTTTGTTCCCGACGGTGGTTTCGCAAGATATGAATAATGAGTTGACAAGGGCTTtcacagaagaagaagtgcTAAAAGCGTTAAAGCAAATGCACCCTTTGAAGGCGCCGGGTCCAAATGGTTTTTCTCCTAtcttttatcaaaaatattggCATATTGTGGGGAAGGATGTTACGACAGCAGTGTGGATTTTTATGAACTCGGATGAGCTCATAAGGCAGGTTAATGGTACTTATGTCACTATGATCCCGAAGGTGAAAGTTGTGGAGCATATTACCCAACTACGTCCGATTAGTTTGTGTAATGTTCTATACAAGTTAGGTTCAAAGGTATTGGCTAACAGGTTGAAACCGATTCTCAAATCGGTAATTGCTCCAAATCAGTCGGCTTTTGTTCCCAGAAGGCATATCTCTAACAACTCTATTCTGGCTTTTGAAATCTCTCACCACTTGAAGAGGATGTATGGCGGGGGTAATGATTTTGGTGTGTTAAAGCTTGACATGAGTAAGGCTTATGATAGGGTCAAGTGGGGCTTTCTTGAAGAAGTGATGCGGAGTATGGGTTTTCATGGTGTTTGGATTGGTTGGGTGATGAGGTGCATCAAAACGgtttcttattcttttattttaaatggtGAGCCTCGAGGAAACCATACTCCAACTAGAGGGTTGCGGCAAGGGGACTCCATTTCTCCCTATTTGTTCTTGTTATGTGCTAAGGGGCTTTCAAGGATGTTAACATACGCAGAGATGAGAGGTGGTATACATGGTGTTTCCATCGCTACAGGGGCTCCTTCTATTAACCATCTATTCTTTGCAGATGACTCATTCATCTTCTTAAGAGCGGAGGTAGTGGAGTGGTACAGGTTAAAACATATTCTTCAAGTTTATGAGGAAGCTTTGGGGCAGCAGGTTCACTTTCAGAAGAGTAGCATATCTTTCTCAAGAAATGTGGCGAGGGAGGCTCAGGATCGGTTGGCGAGTTTATTGGGAGTTGAAAGGGTGGACAAGCATGATAAGTATCTTGGTCTTCCAACGGAGTTGAGCTATTCCAAAAAGGAATCTTTTCAATATATCATGGATAAGACCAGAGACAAGATGAAGAATTGGAAGGATAAAACTTTAAGTGCAGCAAAGAAAGAGGTAATGATTAAGGCTGTGGTTCAATCAGTGCCCACGTATGTGATGAGTGTTTTGGAGGTACTGAAACATATTTGCAATGAGATGCATCGATGCATGGCGGAGTTCTGGTGGGGTGACTCGGATAGGGGAAGGAAGATACATTGGGTGGCTTGGGATAAAATGTGTGCTCCCAAAAATGAAGGGGGTTTGGGTTTCAGGAACATGGAGCTCTTTAACCAAGCTCTCTTGGCGAAGAAAGGTTGGCGCATAATAAATAGTCTAGACTCTCTCGTTACGAGAACTCTCAAGGCTAAATACTTCCCATCAGGTCATTTTCTCAAAGCGGAAATGGGTTCGGATGCTTCTTATGTGTGGCGTAGTCTTTTAAAGGGGAGGGACTTATTGAGGAAAGGAATTCGGTACCACGTCGGTAATGGGGAGAGCATATCAGTTTGGCATGATCCTTGGATCCTAAGACCTTGTACTTTTAAGACTTATTCTACGGTTATGGAGGGGTTAGAGGACCTCAAAGTAGCTGACCTGATTGATCCTGATACTAGGGTATGGATGGTGGATTGGTTAAATGAGTTGTTTTTCGAGGACGAAGTGGAGGTAATCTCGTTAAGTTTTCGGAATCCGGATGATCAGTTAATCTGGCATTATGACAAACATGGCCTCTATACTGTGAGGCGTGGTTATTATACTGCTAGATGTGCTTTGGTCAGTCAGCAACAGGCGTCGACTTCTGCTCCCAGGAATTCCTGCGACAAATGGAAGGCTGTTTGGAAGGTCAAGGTGCAGCCGAAGATCAAGTGCTTTATATGGAGGTTACTCAAGGACTCTTCTTCAACAAGGTCTGCTCTGGCGCATCGCATTGCATTGGAGGACCaaagttgtttgttttgtaggTGTGCCCAAGAGACGTCTATGCATGTGTTTAAGGACTGTCAAGTAATTGCTTGCATGTGGCTGTGCAGTCCTTTGGGTTTACGGGCTAGGAACCAGGAAGCTAACTCCAAGTCTGACTGGTTTGAGATTATGATGGAGACATTGCAGAAGTCTCAGCTGGAGGTCTTTGTTATGCTTTTGTGGGCGATTTGGACTGGGCGAAACAATATTCTTTGGAAGGAGGCCCAATTTGATCCGGCTCACACAGTGAGATGGTCTCTTAAGCTTCTAGAAGAATATCATCAAGCTAATCCAGGAAATTCAAATGGGAGGAAAAGTAGGGCTGCTGCAAAATGGGAGTTCCCTCCACCTGTATGA